One Leucobacter muris DNA segment encodes these proteins:
- a CDS encoding NAD(P)/FAD-dependent oxidoreductase codes for MTQQSYSAPGFVNGEVSFWMRSTGRPTPRPALPGDVSADVAIVGAGLTGLWTAYYLKKARPELEIVIIGREFAGFGASGRNGGWMSAEPAGQFRRYAKSGGVEAARALQREMFGAVRESIEVARAEGFSEDLVHDGLVHAATNAAQLARARAHIAEMRQQGWGEGDVFELSPAELGERVRIEGAQGGYWTPHCARVHPAKYTRGLAATVEGLGVTIYEGTTAISVEPHRVHTDRGVVGAKFVVEALEGYTLSLQGKARKLLPMNSSMVITERLSDAQLDAVGWHGAELVGDVAHSFTYMHRTQDGRIAIGGRGVPYNFRSSFDREGRTADSAVLQLKKRLGELFPALSDVRLEQSWSGVLGVPRDWCASVNFDRSSGVLTAGGYVGHGLSGTNLAARTMRDLILGEDTALARLPWIGRRARNWEIEPVRWIGATALYAVYGYADKREYALDAPRTHWTARMANLVSGR; via the coding sequence ATGACGCAGCAGAGTTACTCGGCCCCGGGGTTCGTCAACGGAGAGGTCTCGTTCTGGATGCGCAGCACCGGCCGGCCGACGCCGAGGCCGGCCCTGCCGGGAGACGTCTCCGCCGACGTCGCGATCGTCGGCGCCGGCCTCACGGGGCTCTGGACGGCCTACTACCTCAAGAAGGCGCGGCCCGAGCTCGAGATCGTCATCATCGGGCGCGAGTTCGCGGGATTCGGAGCCTCGGGCCGCAACGGAGGCTGGATGAGCGCGGAGCCCGCGGGTCAGTTCCGCCGGTATGCGAAGTCCGGAGGCGTCGAAGCCGCCCGCGCGCTACAGCGGGAGATGTTCGGCGCGGTGCGCGAGTCGATCGAAGTCGCACGGGCCGAGGGCTTCTCCGAGGATCTCGTGCACGACGGCCTCGTCCACGCCGCCACCAACGCCGCCCAGCTCGCCCGCGCCCGCGCTCACATCGCCGAGATGCGGCAGCAGGGCTGGGGCGAGGGCGACGTGTTCGAGCTGTCGCCCGCCGAGCTCGGCGAGCGCGTGCGCATCGAGGGCGCCCAGGGCGGCTACTGGACCCCCCACTGCGCGCGGGTGCACCCCGCCAAGTACACGCGCGGGCTCGCGGCGACCGTCGAGGGGCTCGGGGTCACGATCTACGAGGGCACGACCGCGATCAGCGTGGAGCCGCATCGGGTGCACACCGACCGGGGCGTCGTCGGCGCGAAGTTCGTCGTGGAAGCGCTCGAGGGGTACACGCTCTCGCTGCAGGGCAAGGCCCGCAAGCTGCTGCCGATGAACAGCAGCATGGTCATCACCGAGCGGCTCTCCGACGCCCAGCTCGATGCGGTCGGGTGGCACGGAGCGGAACTCGTGGGCGATGTGGCGCACAGTTTCACCTACATGCATCGCACGCAGGACGGCCGCATCGCGATCGGCGGCAGGGGAGTGCCCTACAACTTCCGATCGAGCTTCGACCGCGAGGGGCGCACCGCCGACTCCGCCGTGCTGCAGCTGAAGAAGCGGCTGGGCGAGCTCTTCCCGGCTCTCTCCGACGTGCGCCTGGAGCAGTCCTGGTCGGGTGTGCTCGGCGTTCCGCGCGACTGGTGTGCCTCGGTCAACTTCGACCGCTCATCCGGTGTGCTGACCGCCGGCGGCTACGTCGGCCACGGCCTCTCGGGCACGAACCTCGCCGCGCGCACCATGCGCGATCTGATCCTGGGCGAGGACACCGCGCTCGCGCGCCTGCCGTGGATCGGCCGCCGGGCGCGCAACTGGGAGATCGAGCCCGTGCGCTGGATCGGAGCGACCGCGCTCTACGCCGTCTACGGATACGCCGACAAGCGCGAGTATGCCCTCGACGCGCCCCGCACACACTGGACCGCGCGCATGGCCAACCTCGTCAGCGGCCGCTAG